TTTTGTGAATCGGAATCATAACCGTGTTGGCTTGAAGCCTGCTTCACACTGTGCGACTAAACTTGACTCAGCGGAGGCTCACCACTAATCTACAAGATAtcgttttacttgttttttttttctttgatcgaCAGTGGcaatgaaagataattttttaaaaaaagtttttgaacgttagataaaatatttaataataaataaaagaatttgcATATCAGGATATGCAAACcactttctatattttttttcacacacagcaCGAACGTGTCTCCTAGCAGatgattaactactaaaacgaggcaggtgtgtacaaagcttccggtttagtcatattcattgtttagacacacactctctttcaccctcatacacactctctcacccTCATAACACTTTCTCACcctcatatacacacacctatTTACTTACTCACTGACAGGTGATTAATTTCTAATTAATTAAACCAGTCACCCTGTTTGTATCTTTCGGACACCAAAGGTCTGATCGCCGGCTTAACTTCAATTATCATAGGGGAGTGGTGTCCCTTCGCCTGACAGGATAGAGGGAAGCAGCTTTCCGCATGTTATGTAGTTCtgcttgatttatttgttattttggtgaCCATGGTGGCCGTGACTGTggaactgaattttttttcctaattgtGTGTACCGGTTTGAACCGGTTTGTGTACCGGTCTCTGCTAGTGACCTTCCATCAGCCTTAAAAGATTATGTTTTAACAAGATTACTCACTGTCTTCTGATTACACAATCCCAGCAGTCTCTTGACTATTTGATATTCACCTGTTCTGTGTCCATTAATGTGTGTTTCGCCTCCTACTAAAATAAACTGAACTGGGCGAGATTAtgtgtctttttctgtttgattttcttGATTTGCTGAAGATTTGTTTGAAGGTATGAGAAACAGAAACCCCACTAACAACACCAAGCAATAGTTTATACTACAAAATGAAAAGTTCTATCGACAACTTAAATAAATTGTAGAAACAAACCAACATGATGACTAGAACAGTCTCTGGTCTCGCAACTTCACGCCGTCTGGTCTTACTGTGAGAAATGTTTCATGCAGAACAATACCATACCTTTCTACAACTTCAAAGATTTCTACCCACCAAAGAGtgaaactttcttctttttcacaaACCACTTCAGTCTGGTATCCAGGAGGCCAGTGTTATCTCTGAAAACTGTATTTCACTGGCAGCCCTTCCACTTCCCACCAGATTGTCATACATGTCCACACAACAAGAAATGTGTGAAGGGTACTTTCCGGAAACGTAGAAACATTTGCTTCATCTTCACAGCTAACCCTTGTTGTTAACATTCTCTGATAAACACACCGGACCATCTTTGTCCCACATGGCAGACAAAAACCCTGGTTATAAAGACTTCTGTGTGCTTACCCCGAGAGTACACCGGGGTTAAGGATGGGGCGTGGAAGGAGCGCTAATCTGTCCTCAACATCTTCTGACAATGTCAATAgatgttatttatttgctgaAGTTTGTTCTAAAAACTGGAAACAAGAACTTAACAATCAACCTAAACCTCTCAGAGAAGTACCAAGCAGTTTTACAGATGATGCGAAGGGTTGGTTTTTACACAcaactgaaattgtttattggTAAAGACTAAAACGACaatttaccaaaataaaaagtaaaagtaaatattattatctacATAAATATCAGATATAATCTAATAACTTACATTTTAGCGCACTGCTAAATTAGTGTTTAGAAgttaatgttttcttaaatttttaaatattgttgaaaAAGTTACACAATTCTATTCCTTGCAAGCAAGTTCCAATTTGTTTAATGGTTTAAAGTTTTTGAACTTACAAGAAGTGATTGctcctgagaaaaaaaagactgaccacattttctttttgagaacAGGTCCAcaacactgtatttttttagatatacatgcaatgtaaatgtaaatatgtgtacCGATGTCATTTATGTTACAATAAATGTCGTTCATAAAAAATCCACACTTCAAACAACTACTTGCATCAATGCCGCCGGACAATAATCAGTTAGAATttacataatattaaatattaacaacaTATTTTAGTTCAAGAGGTACCTAACTGTACTCACCTTGCCGGAGTCCTGCCTATGGTGCCCCTACAGCCAGATGTGTGTTACACAAACACCAGAGATGCTTTGTTCTGTCAATACAACTTGCTTTAGGTCCTTTAAACAACCAGTGAAAGGGCGGGTCACGTGGTTTCTATTTAAATGAAGCCTCTTCCCATCTGTTGCCCTACTTCTGTTCCACCAATTAtttactttgttctttttcttttttttcccttcctttttctggtttttccttcttttctgtatttaaacgttcctggattttttttaatcaatcgtTCCTTCAGCATTGGTCAAGCGTCAATGTTCATTTATGAAAGACTGAAAACCCTGGCATTCAGTGATGATTCATGTTGGCAGGTTCATACTTTTCTTCAGCCTGTTATATGACTCTTCTCGTCTGCCTGGCTGACtggtttttctttcctttttttcctgaTAGCCAGCTTTGATTATCTTTAGACCAGATTAggtatattaaatgtttttctctaaCAACCGCAAAGCGTGCTACGTGTTGAAAATAAACACGCCCGAACCGAGAACCGAATCCAGGCCAGTCGATCCTCACTACATTGGTGACAACAATGTAAAGTTGCACCACCAGACCCGACACAATCCTCACATCAAAGCTCACTGCTTTCCTGTATTTTATGTATCCCTTAAAACTGGCcgcttttatttttacctgtgcATAGATAAATTTCATATTGAACCGGAGGGTCAGGGAGACTCGCAAGAAAAGTCAATGATGTGTACTTAGAAGTAAAATATCAGTCAATGTTCCACTGCCCTATATCTGGCAATTTTCTCCGACAAGATGGCGTTCATAAGAGAGACCTGGCCTTGCTCCTGGAAAATATGAGTGAGGAGAACAATCTGAGTATCTTTCTTGGTTTTTACCACTTAGTTCAGACTCAGAACAAATAGTTCAGCCCTATAGAGTTTCAAGTgttcggggttttttttccccattgagattaattttttatttctgattgaTAGCTTCACTTATCCAAAACTCTCAATCACATTCCGACTCAACCTACTTCAACTTGACATTTTAGTTactgaaatgtaaaattttaattgtaaaatttaCACAGAGGTAAAAACAATGTACTGGGTTAGTagtaagattttctttttctaaagcAGCAACCACAAGAGATTTGACAAAAGCCATTCTACTTGTATTAGATGTCAACTGCGAATGGAGTCGAAAACAGCTGGACCCAGAGGCCTTTACTGAACAGATGGTCGTCTTCTCCATTTGACGAGTCAGCAGTTCACTTCAGTCTCTCAATACACTAGGATGTaaattcgtcaacaacaactCCCAGTGCAAAGAGTGcgagtgcattatgtttatttaaagtgctttaaTGTAAAGAATTCGATCACTTTTGTTCCCGTAGACACAATATGACTTACTTAGTCCTACCTGCTTTTCCTTCGACTTCTGGAACATTCTCCTCGTCCTCCGATGATGTCCAGTCGATGacagtgtgagctgatgcaattAGTTCAAACTGATATTGTGGGACATTACttatagccatcttgattgttaataattttggatataactaatccaactaacgagacaccaccgatcacgagttcaaataaattcttttacTACACAGTTGTCGACATTTTGTGAATGTGACTGTGTGGAAGgattgtttatgtgtgtacGCCTTCTTGTACAAAATGTAACGACAGCGCCACCCAGCGGCGACAACCTGTGTCTGGTCTGTTGTCGTCACAAGACTTCTCCACCCGTCTTGTCACCCGATAACAAATTCTCACATTCATATTCCCACAAACTTGTTCTCATGGCCTTGGCGGCAGATGGCAGCCAGTTCGAGACTTGGTCAGGTCACGACAGGATAACATCGTATCTTTACAACAGTCGTCAGCAACAGCTTCCCTGAGTTATCAAAGGGAGGTAAAAAGCGAGGGAAGTACCCTTGACACGTTCAACCATCTTACACTCACAAGCCTGTCAACTGCGACCATTAACTTTTGAACTTAATTCAAGCCAAAcctcacaagaaaaagaaaaacgaaatcAGACCACACGATGATAACGATGTTTACACGACCTGGTGAGGTCAAGAAAACCTGTTTGGGGATCAACACAAGGATCTTGATTTGATGAAGGAAAAGGGCGGGGTGAGGTTGGGTTCACTGGGTCGTAACGCACCATTAACGGATGAATAATTTAGCGAAGCATGTCATCTGTAGAGTTCAGTGACTCTCGGTGAAGCACAAACTTTTGTTAcccaaaactttaaaaaaatatcaaggacGTTAGGACGACTTGTTGTCAACCAAAAATCGAGTGGAGTAAACACAGACCAGATATTATCGCCACGTGAGGTGAGCACGTGTTGAAATGCTGTCCAAGATTGTTGCTAATTATCGGTCAccatgaacagaaaaacaaaaacccttgTGTGAGAGTTGGGGGGAGAAAATTAACTTTGAACAAAAGAGATAATGTATCCCCCACCAACCCCCCGTAACAGTTTGTGTAAACATCCATAGAAGGATTGGGAGAATATGTATGTGGaagtttctctttcttcttcctcttcacacacactctctctatcaTACTTTTCTCTACACTCTATAgcatcagaaataaaatcattggAACGGTTTATCACAAACTCCAGAAGCTCACCGGTGTATTTCTGCCCAGGTGTGGTAGTGACAGAAATATAAGCTTTATCTACATATTTCATACAATTTTCAGGGATTGATAGGGCAAGATATTGAACTAAGAACTTAATGGAtcgtttctttgtcttctctctctctcttttcactctttctctctctctctctccctctcagcttcatttcctttcctcttttttcctgCTGCGCTCACTCTAAGGTTTCAAATTAAAGTTTCAAAGAGAAGTATAAAACTTTCATATCTCCTATTAGGTATgcactgccaaaaaaaaaaagaacttttgtATTACTCTGTATTCCTGCTTTCTATTGTTACTGCATACTTACCTGCTGTGCATGCATACTTGTGTCCGTCTGAAGAAGTTCATGGGGTTATTCGTGGATGAGTGGGTGGTTgggcgcgtgtgcgtgtgtgtgtgcgcgcgctcgcaaACGAACATCCAAAGAtcacaactctttttttttccaagcaaAGGAAGCATAAAACTCCATTTCAAATTCCTCTATGGGCATTAAGTCTGAAGCTGAATCATCTTTGCCTGTGACCTGTGGAACCGTATGTCCGACCCCGTAAATGAATGGTTAACAGACCTGACCTCACATATTGCCACataaatccagcatcaacataTGGTCTGAACTCTGGCACTGACTATAACTGTACCACAGTCATATCTACATTTCTACCCCGGAATTCCACgtctttcatgtttttattttatccgcaaaatttacacaaattatGCGAAGCGATATCTtgtagaaaaaaacccaaagcagTTCATCTAGTAGACATTCATGTCGAGAATGAAACAAGAGTAGCTGGCTGTGAAGATAGTCGCCGGCAACATTATGCAATGTGTTGAGAAAGTGGGTTAATTATGTACTCTAGACGAGTGTCAGCTAAACATCCACACAATTAATTACTGTTCTCGTGAACAATCGCCCTTCACAGCTGGACAAATAAACACTGCTACTATTTACGAGGGGCTTTCTTCTCAGTCTCAACACATGTTATCATTAACAAAGCTGGCTGTTATCAGCAATATGATACATAAATTATCTGCTCAACAAATCATTTGCtcgttttatatttgtaaatttttgtgttGAACTTTTTCATTAATAGTGCGTTGAACTCTCTGCCCAACAGGGAAATGTTGTATATTAAgtgttgggttttttgggggtttttttttcgaagaCGGACATGCTAGtgtattttgacaattttaattttgaggttAATCGATGTTGTTGCTTTGTGACCTacttgcggtttttttttttccttcatcttaTGAGACTTGGTCTCTGATAAAATCAAAggtaaaaagggaaaaataagaCATGGATTTCCCCATTAGAAATACTGACTTCTTCATATCTAAAGAATGCAAGCTTTGCTAAGAATGAGCAATTGCGTGTTAAGCTTTCTTGGGTTTTCGATAGGTTACTAACCACTTTTCGAGAAGGAAAGATTGttcttatctatttttttaaagtttcaccTTTTGCCGTTTTCCAACTTTAAAAAACTCAGTAATTAtagatttttgaaaaagttaGCTTCTACATCTTCTAtaactttttcctctttttgtctctttcacTGAGTCTATAGTCTGAAGacggatgatttttttttaatatgcaatactctttttctttcactctctcatgTATAAAGCAGACAACAAATTAGATGACAAAATGTATTACAACCTGTACACTGCACATATTCAATTACTACAGTTgaacaatagaaaaaaagcaataagcTAGAAACAAGGCAtgggagatgaaagaaaagccTCCTTATAGGATGCTATGGACCCGAGCAAAGTGATGAAAATTTCAGAATGTCTGCATTTACCTTGAAGGCCCCCGACTGCATAGGGTCAAAGGTTATGGCATACAAACTAAAGATGGCTGCTTTGGGGCAGTGACACTTTTCAACATCCCAACAgcacaaaacagaaagacagagcacacacactctctttctccctcattttccctctttctttccctctttctttctctctctcacacacacccagcaGTCACTTCAATCCTCTATACAGGTGTTCGCGATGGCTGCCTGTGCAAAACGAGCTGTGGTCAGAATTAAATCTACTTTGTACAACTTCATTAGTTTTTTCTTATAATCCAGTGATTTGCTTAGTCGcgatagttttgtttatttataattattattgtccCAATCCCTTCCCAATCCCTGTCATGAACCCCCATCTTCGAACATATCATTTCTCTAGTGtgatttaaatgtatttgtctTGTAGCAAtgtagtgtttcagtttcttccacttagatcgagggctagatgtacAGAAAAAACAGCCCCAAACGTTTGCTAATTATGTTTCCCTCGTAAACAAAGATTTGTCAATTGTCAAATTCTCATTTAtctgtccagaaaaaaaaaatcgcaataAAATTGACACTTCTTGACTTCTTTGCAGGGCTGGTTTACATGAGTATTCTCGCTTTTTGTTATATGTGCAGTGCTCGCACTCTTCATTGGTGTGGTTACTTGTACAGAAGTCAGCATCTTCTTTCCATACATAATAAATATCTTAAATTCCAAACCGATACAAAGAAACTAAGACATGTTAAAACTTAACAACTGGAGCAGAACTCTAAATGTTTCTCGTTTTTTCAATTTTCCTGCTACTCAAGTTCTGGTGTGAATGTAAAAATCCAGACGCCATTGTGAAGGATGCATTTCCTTAGAGAACCGATGTAAGGAGTAGAGTCAACAGAAGACCGCGTGCTGTCAACATCATCACGTGGTACTCAGTGGCACCTTGAGGCTGGTGCTGTGTCTGGAGccaacagaagagaaagaggaaggtgGGCGATCTGACTGTTGTGACCTGGTCGAGCTGCCTCGGGTCTCGATCGAGTCGGAGCCGGGGTGCACGGTGACGTTCAGCTGTCGAAGTCGAGGCTTGTGACCTCGACTCGCCTGGGGGTTAACCCCGCGCTTGGAGCTGAGCAGACGTGGGTCGGAACGACCCGACTCGGTCCGCTGCACGCGTCCGATCACGGCCGCTGCCGTTGGGGGGTCATGGTCGTTGACCTCCACCTGACCGTCGCGCTGCGCGAAGTCGTCGGAGGCGCACGTCACCGGTAATCCCAGATTGTCGCCCTTGGCAGACACGGGGCGCTTGCACTGCGTCTCCTTGTCACGGAGCTGCACCTCGTgcgagttgttgttgttgttgttgttgttgttgttgttgttgttgttgttgttgttgtgcgcCCCGTCCGCTTCCAGCAACGTCTGCGAGTTCAGCGACGTGGTCGCCCTGCCAGCGCTGGGGATCGGGCTCCGTTTTCTACGGGCAGCATCTCCTCGGGACATGCCTGGTGTCTGGATGCTCTCATTTCTGTTCTTGTCCATGGTGTCCCAGTCAGCTGGTTCATCCTCCCGGCATCCTCCCTTTAGGCGCTTTTCTTCCTCGTTGTCGTGGCTGGATAAGTCGGTCGTGTCGCTGCTGGGAGGACGGGAATCTCTGAAACCTCTGTGTTGACAACAGCAGTGATGATGACAGGGAGCGGGAGGGCGAAGTCCAAGCTGGGTATGCAAACGATCATCACCAGTGTCGTCATCAACTTTGCTACCTTGGCTGTGCGTCGTCGCCTCACACGAACCTCCGATGCAGCAAGTGTTACGGGGCGTAACTGCGTGCTGTACTGAGGACGAGGTGTGTTCAGAGTTTTTCCCCTTGGCGCGAGATGGCTCATGGTGCGACAAATCCTGGAAACATATTTTACGCAAATAGTTCGTAATATCTTTTGTAGGACCTGATGAGtgggttattattttttctttttcatttttgtcagtaAATACAGGAAGTggggaaataaaagaaaacccgGATCAACGATTTTGAATATCTAACATTTGAGATTTTCCATTGTTTCGCTCCCTTTCTCCATTCACTCTCTTCCTCACTCTTACTGTATCTCACTGTCACTCAGTGCCTTTCCCACTGTTTCTCTCaacgcttttttcttttcctatgtttctcattatctttctcactctttaccttctcctttttcattgctattctacttttttttctcttttgctgtCTTCTCCTTATCTCTCTtgctttccctctttctctctgtctttcacattctttctctttttctcttccgtatttctctctcacccactaccttctctccttctctacaAATCATGTTTACTGTTAGAAGGAGAAATGCCTACTTGTGAGGCTACTAGCGGAGGAGCAGCATTCAGGGCAGCCTCCAAAGCGGCTTCGACGAAGAGCTCTCGTTCTGTCGCATGTCTGTTTGAAAACCATCCATGAGTGACACATGCGGAATCGATCCCGAGTTCCCGATGAGCTACCGCGGAGTCTCCTTCCggcagcgcatgcgcagtgtttGGCAGAAGATGCCGGTCGTGACGGCCAGTGGGTTTCTTGGTGTGTGTACAGCATGGCGCGGTCTTGGTGAGATCGTGAAGTCTGCCTGATGGCAGCGGCGGGCAGGTGTGACCTTTGTCCTGTGTTTTATCCGCTTTCACCTGGCACGCTCCCTGTCCCAGCGAATGTCGGTCCGTGACGTGCTGTGGACATCCTCGACCGGTGCAATGATTACATTGACTTCCAGGAAAGTCGCCAGTTACACTTCCAGGTGAAGGACCTGGTGGACAAATGTGTGCAGTCGCTTGACTACACTTGTGGACGGCGGTTGTTTTCGTATTATTGCCTGCTGATGACAGAACTGCAGGTGTCTCAATAAGGGTCGCCACACCTGACAAGCTCTTGTCATCTTTCTTATCCACCTGCTCCTTGCCTCGGCCCCCGCAGCCCTCACCTCGCCGTTTCCCCCTCCCACAAAACTCGCAGAAACTCGCGAGGGTTTCCGGTGACACTAGACGCACCTCGTTCCTCATGGTGTCACCCAGCGTTGTCTGGCACTGGCACCTCAAGGTTTCTAGCAGCAAGGTGTTGTCCAGGTCATCCACACGATGGTCCCGTCTCGCCCTGTCTCGAGCTCGGTTGTAGCCCCTGACTTTCATCTCATCCACCTCCTTCATATCGTCATTGGCGTTGACGTCCAGATGCGTGACTGAAACATCACAAACCGTATAGCAAGGAAAGCATTTCTATAGTAAATCGAAAGGAAACTTATTTCCTGACTTTATCTACAGATAAAGCATTTCTAAACCGTAAACATGTATTTGTTCCCTAAAGTTTACCCTTGTTCAAAGTCATCCCCCttattgcattttcttttcatttgtttctcgtTTCTGAGTTTAATAGTGCCATGTTCTGACTCCTAATTTTGGGTTTTACCCGTGAAAGGTCTCGCGAACTGCATTAACGAAAAAAGTGCATCACGCtgtatgcaaaaataaataaataaggaacCTCTCCAGAACCCGGTCGTTTGTCATTCCATTAACTACAGAAGTCGAGCAGCTTGTTTGCACATTTTCTAGATGCCATGTGCAGCACTCCAGATGCACAAACATAACCAGTAAAATGTTCTGCAGTGTTCCATGCCATAATGTGCTGACTAGTGAAAGTAgatatataatttgttttgtatctATGACCTGTCACAAATCTCAGGTTGCTGTGACCTGGATCATATCTGTGTTTCACTGTTCGCGCTGTGCACAGGTcgttgaacaaaaaaaaaaggtttcaatTTATGGAGTATATCTTTTCTGTTTGCCTCTGTCATTACATTTAGTGAATAGTATTCACGCTTACCTAATTGGTGGTCTTCATCTTCCGAACGATTGTTGACAGGATGGTGGTTAAGACGCCGGCATCCTacgatcatcatcgtcgtcgtcgtcgtcgtaccATCGtcggaaaaaaaagacagatattCACAGATTAACAAAGAAGTGTAGATGGATGGGGATGTGGATAGATATTTGGTTGCGATTAAATCCCGacaccaaatattttttatatttcaatggCGTCCTCGCTGAACAATAAGCAAATGtgtaacaaaaaaacaaacaacaaaacata
The Pomacea canaliculata isolate SZHN2017 linkage group LG2, ASM307304v1, whole genome shotgun sequence genome window above contains:
- the LOC112558306 gene encoding uncharacterized protein LOC112558306 isoform X2; this translates as MPAGGPVRLSLIWYVWLVAGSHLRCWSVGTEGPCGGDVERLCNFTNELDSAGNLKLACECGDSKDSKTRKIKRFVIAFQGGRHSHRDIAKLEDGCFKPDAGKVEKIFPDCDCCKDSRQFSVRLLDPEDCDDGTYTCIITFPQRDGDLDCNKTLQWQAPRTTPTTTQLVITSEETTAVPRAENIRCRRLNHHPVNNRSEDEDHQLVTHLDVNANDDMKEVDEMKVRGYNRARDRARRDHRVDDLDNTLLLETLRCQCQTTLGDTMRNEVRLVSPETLASFCEFCGRGKRRGEGCGGRGKEQVDKKDDKSLSGVATLIETPAVLSSAGNNTKTTAVHKCSQATAHICPPGPSPGSVTGDFPGSQCNHCTGRGCPQHVTDRHSLGQGACQVKADKTQDKGHTCPPLPSGRLHDLTKTAPCCTHTKKPTGRHDRHLLPNTAHALPEGDSAVAHRELGIDSACVTHGWFSNRHATERELFVEAALEAALNAAPPLVASQDLSHHEPSRAKGKNSEHTSSSVQHAVTPRNTCCIGGSCEATTHSQGSKVDDDTGDDRLHTQLGLRPPAPCHHHCCCQHRGFRDSRPPSSDTTDLSSHDNEEEKRLKGGCREDEPADWDTMDKNRNESIQTPGMSRGDAARRKRSPIPSAGRATTSLNSQTLLEADGAHNNNNNNNNNNNNNNNNNSHEVQLRDKETQCKRPVSAKGDNLGLPVTCASDDFAQRDGQVEVNDHDPPTAAAVIGRVQRTESGRSDPRLLSSKRGVNPQASRGHKPRLRQLNVTVHPGSDSIETRGSSTRSQQSDRPPSSFSSVGSRHSTSLKVPLSTT
- the LOC112558306 gene encoding uncharacterized protein LOC112558306 isoform X3, which translates into the protein MPAGGPVRLSLIWYVWLVAGSHLRCWSVGTEGPCGGDVERLCNFTNELDSAGNLKLACECGDSKDSKTRKIKRFVIAFQGGRHSHRDIAKLEDGCFKPDAGKVEKIFPDCDCCKDSRQFSVRLLDPEDCDDGTYTCIITFPQRDGDLDCNKTLQWQAPRTTPTTTQLVITSEETTAVPRAENIRKSDENDQPSSSVLIIVIAVAVVVIIIVIVIVFINRRCRRLNHHPVNNRSEDEDHQLVTHLDVNANDDMKEVDEMKVRGYNRARDRARRDHRVDDLDNTLLLETLRCQCQTTLGDTMRNEDLSHHEPSRAKGKNSEHTSSSVQHAVTPRNTCCIGGSCEATTHSQGSKVDDDTGDDRLHTQLGLRPPAPCHHHCCCQHRGFRDSRPPSSDTTDLSSHDNEEEKRLKGGCREDEPADWDTMDKNRNESIQTPGMSRGDAARRKRSPIPSAGRATTSLNSQTLLEADGAHNNNNNNNNNNNNNNNNNSHEVQLRDKETQCKRPVSAKGDNLGLPVTCASDDFAQRDGQVEVNDHDPPTAAAVIGRVQRTESGRSDPRLLSSKRGVNPQASRGHKPRLRQLNVTVHPGSDSIETRGSSTRSQQSDRPPSSFSSVGSRHSTSLKVPLSTT
- the LOC112558306 gene encoding uncharacterized protein LOC112558306 isoform X1, with protein sequence MPAGGPVRLSLIWYVWLVAGSHLRCWSVGTEGPCGGDVERLCNFTNELDSAGNLKLACECGDSKDSKTRKIKRFVIAFQGGRHSHRDIAKLEDGCFKPDAGKVEKIFPDCDCCKDSRQFSVRLLDPEDCDDGTYTCIITFPQRDGDLDCNKTLQWQAPRTTPTTTQLVITSEETTAVPRAENIRKSDENDQPSSSVLIIVIAVAVVVIIIVIVIVFINRRCRRLNHHPVNNRSEDEDHQLVTHLDVNANDDMKEVDEMKVRGYNRARDRARRDHRVDDLDNTLLLETLRCQCQTTLGDTMRNEVRLVSPETLASFCEFCGRGKRRGEGCGGRGKEQVDKKDDKSLSGVATLIETPAVLSSAGNNTKTTAVHKCSQATAHICPPGPSPGSVTGDFPGSQCNHCTGRGCPQHVTDRHSLGQGACQVKADKTQDKGHTCPPLPSGRLHDLTKTAPCCTHTKKPTGRHDRHLLPNTAHALPEGDSAVAHRELGIDSACVTHGWFSNRHATERELFVEAALEAALNAAPPLVASQDLSHHEPSRAKGKNSEHTSSSVQHAVTPRNTCCIGGSCEATTHSQGSKVDDDTGDDRLHTQLGLRPPAPCHHHCCCQHRGFRDSRPPSSDTTDLSSHDNEEEKRLKGGCREDEPADWDTMDKNRNESIQTPGMSRGDAARRKRSPIPSAGRATTSLNSQTLLEADGAHNNNNNNNNNNNNNNNNNSHEVQLRDKETQCKRPVSAKGDNLGLPVTCASDDFAQRDGQVEVNDHDPPTAAAVIGRVQRTESGRSDPRLLSSKRGVNPQASRGHKPRLRQLNVTVHPGSDSIETRGSSTRSQQSDRPPSSFSSVGSRHSTSLKVPLSTT